The Erwinia billingiae Eb661 nucleotide sequence CAATGAGTGAACAAACAACCGCAACCGATCCATGGGCGGCCTCGAGCACGCCTGCGACGAACGCCCCTGCAGCCACCAGCGCACCGGCGACTGACAGCACCCAGTCTGCCGCCAGCAGCAGCGATCCCTGGTCTACCGCCGCGCCTTCTGATGGTGGCACCACGTCTTCAGCCCCTGCTGACGGCGGTTCCGCAACGTCTGCCCCAACAGACGCAGCACCCACAGGCGGTGGCGATGCATGGGGAACGCCATCAGGGGGTCATGATGCTGCGGCGGCCAGCGGCAGCGACTGGTTAAACAGCACGCCGGCGCCACAAGCCGAGCACTTCAACATTCTCGACCCGTTCCACAAAACGCTGATCCCGCTGGACAGTTGGGTGACCACCGGTATCGACTGGATCGTTTCCCACTTCCGTCCGGTGTTCCAGGGCATTCGTGTGCCGGTGGATTACATCCTCAGCGCTTTCCAGCAACTGCTGCTGGGTATGCCGGCGCCGGTCGCCATAGTGATTTTTGCCCTGATTGCCTGGCAGATGTCCAGCCTTGGAATGGGTATCGCCACCCTGGTCTCACTGATTGCGATTGGGGCGATTGGTGCCTGGTCACAGGCGATGGTCACGCTGGCGTTGGTTCTCACCGCCCTGCTGTTCTGTATTCTGATCGGTTTGCCCTTAGGCATTTGGCTGGCGAGATCTGACCGCGCGGCGAAAATTATCCGGCCGCTGTTGGATGCGATGCAAACCACCCCGGCCTTCGTGTATCTGGTGCCGATTGTCATGCTGTTCGGTATCGGCAACGTGCCGGGCGTGGTGGTCACCATTATCTTTGCACTGCCGCCGATTGTTCGTCTGACCATCCTGGGGATTAAGCAGGTGCCCGCCGATCTGATTGAAGCCGGTGAATCCTTTGGTGCCAGCCCACGTCAGATGCTGTTTAAAGTGCAGCTGCCGCTGGCGATGCCCACCATTATGGCTGGCGTAAACCAGACGCTGATGCTGGCACTGTCGATGGTGGTAATCGCCTCGATGATCGCAGTCGGCGGCCTGGGCCAGATGGTTCTGCGCGGAATTGGTCGTCTGGATATGGGTCTGGCTACCGTCGGTGGCGTGGGCATCGTTATCCTCGCCATTATCCTTGACCGTCTGACGCAGTCCGTTGGCCGCGACAGCCGCAGCCGGGGCGCTCGCCGCTGGTACAACACCGGACCACTGGGCCTGTTTACCCGTCCGTTTATCAAGTAACACCTTCTGCTGCTGGTGGCGTGCCCGCCGCGCCACCGGCAAGCTACGATAACTCAAAAAAGGATATCCCATGCGTAAGACAGCATTGTTAGCCGCCGCATTGACTACCCTGGTCGCCACTCAGGTTTCCGCCGCCGATCTGCCAGGCAAAGGCATTACCGTTAAGCCGGTTCAAAGCACCATTTCAGAAGAAACCTTCCAGACCCTGCTGGTCAGCCGTGCGCTGGAAAAACTGGGTTACACCGTTGATCAGCCAAGTGAAGTGGATTACAACGTCGCCTATACCACTATCGCTGCGGGTGACGGCACATTTATCGCCACTAACTGGAAGCCGTTGCATGATGATATGTACAACGCAGCCGGCGGCGATAAGAAGTTCTTCCGCGAAGGCACCTATGTTCAGGGTGCCGCACAGGGTTACCTGATCGACAAGAAAACCGCCGAGAAATACCACATTACCCGTATCGACCAGTTGAAAGATCCTAAGCTGGCGAAGCTGTTCGACAGCAACGGCGATGGCAAGGCTGACCTGACGGGTTGTACGCCAGGCTGGGGCTGTGAAGCGGTGATTAACCACCAGATCAAAGCCTATGACCTGAGCAATACCGTGGTGCATAACCAGGGTAACTATTCGGCGATGATTGCCGATACCATCACCCGCTTCAAAGAAGGTAAACCGATCCTGTATTACACCTGGACGCCTTATTGGGTGAGCGATGTGCTGGTTCCGGGCCGCGATACCGTCTGGCTGCAGGTACCCTTCTCTTCTATGCCTGGCGCACAGAAAGATGTGGATACCAAGCTGCCGAACGGCGCGAACTACGGTTTCCCGGTCAACACCATGCATATCGTCGCCAACAAAGCCTGGGCTGAGAAAAACCCGGCAGCGGCGAAATTGTTCTCAGAGATGAAGCTGCCTATTGCGGATATCAATGCACAGAACTCCCGTATGCATCAGGGCCAGTCTTCTGAAGCCGACATTAACGCGCACGTTGATGGCTGGATCAAAGGTCACCAGGCACAGTTTGATGGTTGGGTGAAAGACGCGATGTCTGCAGCGAAATAAACTGCATTCTTCGCGGTAGAAAGGGGTGGCGCTGGCGTCGCCCCTTTTTCGTACTGGTTTGTCCTGTTAATTAATCTGTGAGTGAAATAGTAATTTGAGTTACCATTGCCCCTCAGATTTTTACTACCATACTGAGCGCGATGAAATCCCCGCAAGCTGGTCTTACTCCCTCTCTGGTTGCCCTGATGTCCGTGGCAACAGGTCTGTCGGTTGCCTGTAACTATTATGTACAGCCCTTGCTGGAGACCGTCGCCCGCACGTTTCATCTTTCCGTTAATCAAGCCGGCTTTATCGTTACCACCGCCCAACTTGGCTATGCCGCCGGACTCCTGCTGTTGGTGCCGCTGGGAGATATGCTGGAACGCCGTGGCCTGATTGTCATCATGAGCCTGCTGGCGGCGGGAGGAATGGTGATCACCGCCCTTTCTCCAACACTTCCCTTAATGTTACTGGGCACCGTGCTCACCGGACTCTTCTCGGTGGTGGCGCAGATTCTGGTGCCCTTAGCCGCCACCCTGGCCGCGCCGGAAAAACGCGGCAAGGTGGTTGGCACGGTGATGAGCGGCTTGCTGCTGGGGATCCTGTTAGCCAGAACCGTCGCCGGTGGCCTTGCCCAACTCGGAGGATGGCGCACGGTGTATTGGGTCGCCAGCGTCCTTATGGTGCTGATGGCCCTGGCCTTATGGCGCTTTTTACCGCGCTTCAAGCAATCGGTTCCGTTGAACTACGGACAGTTGCTCAACTCTATTTTCAGCCTGTATGCGCATTCCCCTCTGTTAAGAACCCGCGCCATAACCGGCTGCCTCGCCTTCGCCAACTTCAGCGTGTTGTGGACATCGATGGCCTTCCTGCTGGCTTCCCCGCCTTATGGTTATTCTGAAGGGACCATCGGGGTACTGGGTTTGGTGGGTGCAGCGGGCGCACTGGCGGCAAGACAAGCCGGCACGCTTGCCGACAAAGGCAAAGCCCGCTTAACCACCACCGTCGGGCTGGCGATTATGCTGTGTTCCTGGGGGATCACCGCGCTGGGAAGTCACTCATTGATTGCATTAATCATTGGTATCATCCTGCTGGATTTAGCGGTGCAGGCCGTTCACATTACAAATCAGAGTGTTATCTACCGGCAGATGCCCGAGGCACGCAACCGCTTAACCGCCGGATATATGACCAGTTACTTTATCGGCGGTGCCGTGGGCTCGCTGGTTTCCGCGACGGCGTTTCAACATGCTGGCTGGTATGGCGTTTGTAGTGCCGGTGCTTTGTTAACTTTGCTTAATATTTTAAGCTGGTGGCGCGGCGCACATAATGAGCAGGCTACTTCTTAGCCTGCAAATAGTAAATTGCGTAAATTTCAGGGTGACTGCCCTGTTATGCGTTTACACACTCTGGTATGGTTAGTCTGCACTTATACAGGTTAGTTATTTTTTCGTATGAAACTATTAAGTCACAGGCAGGAAGACGTTCAGAATGTCCCGACAATTTGCCCCGCTCGCTGCACGTGATCTTCTTCTATTGTGTGTTGCCCGCAGCAACCAGCCTGTTTGTTTTAACCACATTATTGCGTCCCGGTGCTTTGCGTTGAGCGGTGGTGTCGATCCCCACAGCAGAGTAAAGGACCCGGCAAGAATACGACCATCTTGTTACTGAGTGTGCGGGTTGGAGCGTCGCTGTTTGATTCGCTCTTTGCGGTATTACCGCACACCAATAAATCAACTCCGCCGTGATGGTGGGGGATTACCGGTCTGCAACTGAGCAGAGCCCGCTTCGCGCCAACCAGCAGAGTGCTGTTAACTGGCGTTTTCGGGCTTGTTCAGATTGATGACCGTTTGAGCTTACCCTCAGGGGCTTAGGCTTATCAGGTATTACCTTTTATAACACCAGCAGTATCGCCCTTTTTGATGCTGCTGAGCGCCCTGGGTTATGGAGTGACCTGGAAATTACTGATGGTGTCCACCGGCATGTGAACAACCCCTGCCGACAGGATTGATGTTTTGACTTATCACCATCGATACGATACCAGTTGCAACTTATGAGGTCCCAGATGGAAAGTTCGTTTTCTCCCATTGAACAGATGCTAAATTTCCGCGCTAACCGCCAGAAAGATTTCCCTTTGCAGGAAATCATGTTGACGCGTCTGTGCATGCACATGCAGAGCAAACTGCTGGAAAACCGCAACAAAATGCTCAAGGCTCAGGGAATTAACGAGACGTTGTTTATGGCAT carries:
- the proW gene encoding glycine betaine/L-proline ABC transporter permease ProW, coding for MSEQTTATDPWAASSTPATNAPAATSAPATDSTQSAASSSDPWSTAAPSDGGTTSSAPADGGSATSAPTDAAPTGGGDAWGTPSGGHDAAAASGSDWLNSTPAPQAEHFNILDPFHKTLIPLDSWVTTGIDWIVSHFRPVFQGIRVPVDYILSAFQQLLLGMPAPVAIVIFALIAWQMSSLGMGIATLVSLIAIGAIGAWSQAMVTLALVLTALLFCILIGLPLGIWLARSDRAAKIIRPLLDAMQTTPAFVYLVPIVMLFGIGNVPGVVVTIIFALPPIVRLTILGIKQVPADLIEAGESFGASPRQMLFKVQLPLAMPTIMAGVNQTLMLALSMVVIASMIAVGGLGQMVLRGIGRLDMGLATVGGVGIVILAIILDRLTQSVGRDSRSRGARRWYNTGPLGLFTRPFIK
- the proX gene encoding glycine betaine/L-proline ABC transporter substrate-binding protein ProX; the protein is MRKTALLAAALTTLVATQVSAADLPGKGITVKPVQSTISEETFQTLLVSRALEKLGYTVDQPSEVDYNVAYTTIAAGDGTFIATNWKPLHDDMYNAAGGDKKFFREGTYVQGAAQGYLIDKKTAEKYHITRIDQLKDPKLAKLFDSNGDGKADLTGCTPGWGCEAVINHQIKAYDLSNTVVHNQGNYSAMIADTITRFKEGKPILYYTWTPYWVSDVLVPGRDTVWLQVPFSSMPGAQKDVDTKLPNGANYGFPVNTMHIVANKAWAEKNPAAAKLFSEMKLPIADINAQNSRMHQGQSSEADINAHVDGWIKGHQAQFDGWVKDAMSAAK
- a CDS encoding MFS transporter, producing MKSPQAGLTPSLVALMSVATGLSVACNYYVQPLLETVARTFHLSVNQAGFIVTTAQLGYAAGLLLLVPLGDMLERRGLIVIMSLLAAGGMVITALSPTLPLMLLGTVLTGLFSVVAQILVPLAATLAAPEKRGKVVGTVMSGLLLGILLARTVAGGLAQLGGWRTVYWVASVLMVLMALALWRFLPRFKQSVPLNYGQLLNSIFSLYAHSPLLRTRAITGCLAFANFSVLWTSMAFLLASPPYGYSEGTIGVLGLVGAAGALAARQAGTLADKGKARLTTTVGLAIMLCSWGITALGSHSLIALIIGIILLDLAVQAVHITNQSVIYRQMPEARNRLTAGYMTSYFIGGAVGSLVSATAFQHAGWYGVCSAGALLTLLNILSWWRGAHNEQATS